In a single window of the Entelurus aequoreus isolate RoL-2023_Sb linkage group LG16, RoL_Eaeq_v1.1, whole genome shotgun sequence genome:
- the bag1 gene encoding BAG family molecular chaperone regulator 1 isoform X2, which produces MVEISLLLDASRGLHASVNLRNSFKMSEESLTVTVAYGSTKHSITVTSQEDGKSPTVQDLSDSLTQATGVPAASQKLIFKGKSLKDMEQTLSGYGVKSGCKLMMIGKRNSPEEEAELKKLKDIEKSVEHTAKKLEKGFLAKDLQVEALGKLDHRVKIAAEQFMKILEQLDALSIPENFNDCKMKKKGLVKTVQDFLAQCDKIEACISDHLTKIQSKNLAVVD; this is translated from the exons ATGGTAGAAATTAGCTTGTTGTTAGATGCTAGCCGTGGTCTCCATGCTTCGGTTAATCTAAGGAACTCATTTAAAATGTCGGAGGAATCTTTAACCGTGACAGTTGCTTACG GTTCCACGAAGCACAGCATCACTGTGACAAGTCAGGAAGATGGCAAGAGTCCAACTGTTCAAGACCTGTCAGACAGTCTCACTCAGGCTACTGGAGTCCCTGCAGCCTCACAGAAACTCATCTTCAAAG GGAAGTCGCTCAAGGACATGGAGCAGACTTTGTCCGGCTACGGAGTCAAAAGCGGTTGCAAACTCATGATGATCGGAAAGAGG AACAGTCCCGAGGAGGAAGCCGAgctgaagaagctgaaagacatcgAGAAGTCTGTGGAGCACACTGCTAAAAAGCTAGAAAAG GGCTTCCTGGCCAAAGACCTGCAGGTGGAGGCGCTTGGGAAGCTGGACCACCGGGTGAAAATAGCAGCCGAGCAGTTCATGAAGATTCTAGAGCAGTTAGATGCCCTG AGCATCCCGGAAAACTTCAATGACtgcaaaatgaagaaaaaagGCCTCGTAAAGACAGTGCAG GACTTCCTGGCGCAGTGTGACAAGATAGAGGCTTGCATATCAGACCACCTGACAAAGATCCAGTCCAAAAATCTGGCAGTGGTGGATTAA
- the bag1 gene encoding BAG family molecular chaperone regulator 1 isoform X1: MVEISLLLDASRGLHASVNLRNSFKMSEESLTVTVAYGSTKHSITVTSQEDGKSPTVQDLSDSLTQATGVPAASQKLIFKGKSLKDMEQTLSGYGVKSGCKLMMIGKRNSPEEEAELKKLKDIEKSVEHTAKKLEKVDGELTGLKNGFLAKDLQVEALGKLDHRVKIAAEQFMKILEQLDALSIPENFNDCKMKKKGLVKTVQDFLAQCDKIEACISDHLTKIQSKNLAVVD, from the exons ATGGTAGAAATTAGCTTGTTGTTAGATGCTAGCCGTGGTCTCCATGCTTCGGTTAATCTAAGGAACTCATTTAAAATGTCGGAGGAATCTTTAACCGTGACAGTTGCTTACG GTTCCACGAAGCACAGCATCACTGTGACAAGTCAGGAAGATGGCAAGAGTCCAACTGTTCAAGACCTGTCAGACAGTCTCACTCAGGCTACTGGAGTCCCTGCAGCCTCACAGAAACTCATCTTCAAAG GGAAGTCGCTCAAGGACATGGAGCAGACTTTGTCCGGCTACGGAGTCAAAAGCGGTTGCAAACTCATGATGATCGGAAAGAGG AACAGTCCCGAGGAGGAAGCCGAgctgaagaagctgaaagacatcgAGAAGTCTGTGGAGCACACTGCTAAAAAGCTAGAAAAGGTGGACGGGGAGTTGACTGGACTCAAGAAT GGCTTCCTGGCCAAAGACCTGCAGGTGGAGGCGCTTGGGAAGCTGGACCACCGGGTGAAAATAGCAGCCGAGCAGTTCATGAAGATTCTAGAGCAGTTAGATGCCCTG AGCATCCCGGAAAACTTCAATGACtgcaaaatgaagaaaaaagGCCTCGTAAAGACAGTGCAG GACTTCCTGGCGCAGTGTGACAAGATAGAGGCTTGCATATCAGACCACCTGACAAAGATCCAGTCCAAAAATCTGGCAGTGGTGGATTAA
- the myl12.2 gene encoding myosin, light chain 12, genome duplicate 2, protein MSSKRAKGKNTKKRPQRATSNVFAMFDQSQIQEFKEAFNMIDQNRDGFIDKEDLHDMLASLGKNPMEDYLEAMMNEAPGPINFTMFLTMFGEKLNGTDPEDVIRNAFACFDEEGTGLIQEEFLRELLTTMGDRFSDEEVDELFREAPIDKKGNFNYVAFTRILKHGAKDKDD, encoded by the exons ATGTCCAGCAAACGGGCCAAGGGGAAGAACACCAAGAAGCGTCCCCAACGCGCTACCTCCAATGTGTTCGCCATGTTCGACCAGTCTCAAATCCAGGAGTTCAAGGAGGCTTTTAACATGATCGACCAGAATCGGGACGGTTTCATCGACAAGGAAGACCTTCATGACATGCTGGCGTCATTag GTAAAAACCCCATGGAAGATTACCTGGAGGCAATGATGAACGAAGCCCCAGGTCCAATCAACTTCACCATGTTCTTGACCATGTTCGGCGAGAAGCTGAATGGCACCGACCCAGAGGACGTGATCCGCAACGCCTTTGCATGCTTTGATGAAGAGGGAACAG GCCTGATCCAGGAGGAGTTCCTCCGCGAGCTTCTCACGACCATGGGTGACAGGTTCTCAGACGAGGAAGTGGACGAGCTCTTCCGTGAGGCCCCCATCGACAAAAAAGGCAACTTTAACTACGTGGCGTTCACACGTATCCTAAAGCATGGTGCCAAGGACAAGGACGATTAG